The following coding sequences are from one Primulina eburnea isolate SZY01 chromosome 15, ASM2296580v1, whole genome shotgun sequence window:
- the LOC140815388 gene encoding protein LAZ1 isoform X2 — translation MGRSDRWSFCRPDSDPFRLSHLRTFICLQESRGTKVFDWSDIDGALLCCGIMAENERSCCNKFVSLVDPAISVDIEILRDCYESFAMYCFGRYLVACLGGEERTIEFMEREGRTSMKTPLLDHHGSERGIVKHPFPMNCFLKPWKLGQWVYQVIKFGIVQYMIIKAFTAISAVILEGFDVYCEGDFKLNCGYPYMAVILNFSQSWALYCLVQFYTITKDELAHIKPLYKFLTFKSIVFLTWWQGVAIALLYSIGLFKSPIAQALQFKSSIQDFIICIEMGIASVAHLYVFPAKPYELMGDRFSGTIAVLGDYASVDCPLDPDEVRDSERPTKLRLPQPDFDVRSGMTIRESVRDVFIGGGEYIMNDVKFTVNQAVEPMEKGFTKFNQKLHKISQNIKRHDKGRKTMDDSFIATSSPARKVIRGIDDPLLNGSMSDSGNSRRRKHRRKSGYTSAESGGESSSDQTFGGYQICGRRWLIKD, via the exons ATGGGCCGCTCTGATCGCTGGAGTTTCTGCCGTCCTGACTCTGACCCTTTCCGTTTATCTCATCTTCGAACATTTATCTGCCTACAAGAATCCCGAG GAACAAAAGTTTTTGATTGGAGTGATATTGATGGTGCCCTGTTATGCTGTGGAATCA TGGCGGAGAATGAAAGGAGCTGCTGTAACAAG TTTGTATCACTTGTAGACCCAGCAATTAGCGTCGATATTGAGATCCTTCGAGATTGCTATGAATCCTTTGCCATGTATTGCTTTGGAAGATACCTAGTTGCTTGTCtag GTGGAGAAGAGAGGACAATTGAATTTATGGAGAGGGAAGGGCGCACAAGCATGAAAACACCCCTCCTAGATCATCATGGCTCTGAAAGAGGAATTGTAAAGCATCCCTTTCCCATGAATTGTTTTTTAAAGCCTTGGAAACTTGGTCAGTGGGTATATCAGGTCATAAAGTTTGGAATAGTTCAATAT ATGATTATAAAAGCATTTACTGCTATTTCAGCTGTAATTCTCGAGGGTTTTGATGTATACTGTGAAGGAGACTTCAAATTGAACTGCGG GTACCCATACATGGCTGTAATTTTAAACTTCAGTCAGTCATGGGCTTTATATTGCTTAGTTCAATTTTATACTATTACAAAGGATGAATTAGCACACATCAAGCCACTGTACAAGTTCTTGACATTCAAGTCAATTGTGTTCTTAACTTGGTGGCAAGGTGTTGCTATAGCTCTTCTCTATTCAATTGGTTTATTCAAAAGTCCAATAGCTCAAGCATTGCAGTTTAAGTCGAGTATTCAGGACTTTATTATTTGTATTGAG ATGGGCATTGCTTCCGTGGCTCACCTTTATGTGTTCCCTGCAAAGCCTTATGAGTTAATGGGAGATCGTTTTTCTGGAACCATTGCAGTCCTCGGAGATTATGCATCTGTTGATTGCCCTCTAGATCCTGATGAGGTTAGGGATAGTGAACGACCCACAAAATTGCGCCTTCCACAACCTGACTTTGATGTTAGGAGTGGAATGACCATAAGAGAAAGTGTGAGGGATGTCTTTATTGGCGGCGGTGAATAT ATTATGAACGATGTCAAGTTTACAGTCAATCAAGCAGTGGAACCTATGGAGAAGGGCTTCACTAAGTTCAATCAGAAGTTGCATAAGATCTCTCAGAACATTAAGAGACACGACAAAGGTAGGAAAACCATGGATGACAGTTTCATAGCCACATCATCTCCAGCACGCAAAGTGATCCGAGGAATAGATGATCCTCTCTTAAATGGAAGCATGAGTGACAGTGGTAATTCAAGGAGAAGGAAGCATCGTCGTAAATCAGGATATACCAGTGCAGAAAGTGGTGGTGAAAGTAGCAGTGATCAAACCTTTGGTGGTTATCAGATTTGTGGCCGTAGATGGCTTATCAAAGATTAg
- the LOC140814546 gene encoding F-box protein CPR1-like has translation MSDYFPAELLVEILSRLPVKSVIRFATVCKSWHSLISNPKFISSHLSNRKNQKTTLLLRRYDARDNAEHYSLLERGGGVPFSVNSAAELEFPFKSQIGYFRIVGSCDGLICLCDDYFANRSRPIFLWNPSVKNHLDLPKPTINPSGAHVFVLGFGADGQDYKVVRVVYCKKDDDFCYSVPPEVEIFSLKTGRWRKMMGVDIRVQIVELMWYQVFLNGVVHWIAYRFLPDNSSRNSILTFNFGHEAFGEIMLPDDLSRVPTMSMFITKIMDSVGVIRYERTVGSEYCDVWVMMEYGIQESWTKLYRIVMVERLEKVERLEKVVSFFENGEALVASQGHGLVTYNPHTRHIKGLGIFGTAHSFYIANYVESLLLMRGQCGVAV, from the coding sequence ATGTCCGATTACTTTCCAGCCGAGCTTCTCGTTGAAATCCTTTCGAGACTCCCCGTAAAATCGGTAATCCGCTTCGCCACAGTCTGCAAATCGTGGCACTCCCTTATCTCCAATCCCAAATTCATCTCCTCACACCTATCGAATCGCAAGAATCAGAAAACCACCCTTCTCCTCAGACGTTACGATGCCCGCGACAACGCAGAACACTATTCACTGCTTGAGCGCGGCGGCGGCGTACCCTTTTCCGTCAACTCTGCTGCCGAGCTCGAGTTCCCGTTCAAATCCCAAATTGGGTACTTCAGAATTGTGGGTTCTTGTGATGGGTTGATTTGCTTGTGTGATGATTACTTTGCTAATCGTTCTCGACCCATATTTTTGTGGAACCCGTCTGTAAAGAATCATCTCGATTTGCCCAAGCCCACCATCAATCCAAGCGGAGCCCACGTTTTTGTTCTTGGCTTTGGAGCTGACGGTCAGGATTACAAGGTTGTCAGGGTGGTCTATTGTAAAAAAGATGATGATTTTTGTTACAGCGTCCCGCCGGAGGTTGAGATATTCTCgctcaagactggaagatggcgAAAGATGATGGGCGTGGATATTAGGGTTCAGATAGTTGAACTTATGTGGTATCAAGTGTTTTTGAATGGGGTTGTACATTGGATTGCGTATAGATTCCTCCCTGACAATAGTAGCAGGAATTCGATTCTGACTTTCAATTTCGGGCATGAGGCTTTTGGTGAAATAATGCTACCTGATGATTTGTCTCGGGTGCCCACCATGAGCATGTTTATCACAAAAATCATGGATTCAGTTGGAGTGATCAGATACGAGAGAACGGTGGGTAGTGAATACTGTGATGTTTGGGTGATGATGGAGTATGGTATCCAAGAATCTTGGACTAAGTTGTACAGGATAGTTATGGTCGAAAGGTTGGAGAAGGTCGAAAGGTTGGAGAAAGTAGTTTCGTTTTTTGAAAATGGTGAAGCTTTAGTGGCCTCACAGGGCCATGGTTTGGTTACATATAATCCCCATACAAGGCATATCAAGGGTCTTGGTATCTTCGGCACTGCACACTCGTTTTACATCGCTAATTATGTGGAAAGCCTTCTTTTAATGAGAGGACAATGTGGCGTTGCAGTGTAG
- the LOC140815388 gene encoding protein LAZ1 isoform X1: protein MLQNIVNQGYYCLNRAVVIVGGAYSTPTWAALIAGVSAVLTLTLSVYLIFEHLSAYKNPEEQKFLIGVILMVPCYAVESFVSLVDPAISVDIEILRDCYESFAMYCFGRYLVACLGGEERTIEFMEREGRTSMKTPLLDHHGSERGIVKHPFPMNCFLKPWKLGQWVYQVIKFGIVQYMIIKAFTAISAVILEGFDVYCEGDFKLNCGYPYMAVILNFSQSWALYCLVQFYTITKDELAHIKPLYKFLTFKSIVFLTWWQGVAIALLYSIGLFKSPIAQALQFKSSIQDFIICIEMGIASVAHLYVFPAKPYELMGDRFSGTIAVLGDYASVDCPLDPDEVRDSERPTKLRLPQPDFDVRSGMTIRESVRDVFIGGGEYIMNDVKFTVNQAVEPMEKGFTKFNQKLHKISQNIKRHDKGRKTMDDSFIATSSPARKVIRGIDDPLLNGSMSDSGNSRRRKHRRKSGYTSAESGGESSSDQTFGGYQICGRRWLIKD, encoded by the exons ATGCTGCAGAacatagtaaatcaaggttatTATTGTTTGAATAGGGCCGTCGTAATTGTCGGCGGCGCGTATTCCACACCCACATGGGCCGCTCTGATCGCTGGAGTTTCTGCCGTCCTGACTCTGACCCTTTCCGTTTATCTCATCTTCGAACATTTATCTGCCTACAAGAATCCCGAG GAACAAAAGTTTTTGATTGGAGTGATATTGATGGTGCCCTGTTATGCTGTGGAATCA TTTGTATCACTTGTAGACCCAGCAATTAGCGTCGATATTGAGATCCTTCGAGATTGCTATGAATCCTTTGCCATGTATTGCTTTGGAAGATACCTAGTTGCTTGTCtag GTGGAGAAGAGAGGACAATTGAATTTATGGAGAGGGAAGGGCGCACAAGCATGAAAACACCCCTCCTAGATCATCATGGCTCTGAAAGAGGAATTGTAAAGCATCCCTTTCCCATGAATTGTTTTTTAAAGCCTTGGAAACTTGGTCAGTGGGTATATCAGGTCATAAAGTTTGGAATAGTTCAATAT ATGATTATAAAAGCATTTACTGCTATTTCAGCTGTAATTCTCGAGGGTTTTGATGTATACTGTGAAGGAGACTTCAAATTGAACTGCGG GTACCCATACATGGCTGTAATTTTAAACTTCAGTCAGTCATGGGCTTTATATTGCTTAGTTCAATTTTATACTATTACAAAGGATGAATTAGCACACATCAAGCCACTGTACAAGTTCTTGACATTCAAGTCAATTGTGTTCTTAACTTGGTGGCAAGGTGTTGCTATAGCTCTTCTCTATTCAATTGGTTTATTCAAAAGTCCAATAGCTCAAGCATTGCAGTTTAAGTCGAGTATTCAGGACTTTATTATTTGTATTGAG ATGGGCATTGCTTCCGTGGCTCACCTTTATGTGTTCCCTGCAAAGCCTTATGAGTTAATGGGAGATCGTTTTTCTGGAACCATTGCAGTCCTCGGAGATTATGCATCTGTTGATTGCCCTCTAGATCCTGATGAGGTTAGGGATAGTGAACGACCCACAAAATTGCGCCTTCCACAACCTGACTTTGATGTTAGGAGTGGAATGACCATAAGAGAAAGTGTGAGGGATGTCTTTATTGGCGGCGGTGAATAT ATTATGAACGATGTCAAGTTTACAGTCAATCAAGCAGTGGAACCTATGGAGAAGGGCTTCACTAAGTTCAATCAGAAGTTGCATAAGATCTCTCAGAACATTAAGAGACACGACAAAGGTAGGAAAACCATGGATGACAGTTTCATAGCCACATCATCTCCAGCACGCAAAGTGATCCGAGGAATAGATGATCCTCTCTTAAATGGAAGCATGAGTGACAGTGGTAATTCAAGGAGAAGGAAGCATCGTCGTAAATCAGGATATACCAGTGCAGAAAGTGGTGGTGAAAGTAGCAGTGATCAAACCTTTGGTGGTTATCAGATTTGTGGCCGTAGATGGCTTATCAAAGATTAg